Proteins co-encoded in one Mycobacterium mantenii genomic window:
- a CDS encoding sugar epimerase family protein: protein MRIAVTGASGVLGRGLAARLLSEGHDVVGLARHRPESWSSAADFAAADVRDADAVKRALAGADVVAHCAWATGPGNDRVRRQVNIGGTRNVLAAMAETGARRIVFGSSAHVYGPGDTLKTERDAITPVSAEGHHQVEVERMLEDSNLEWVAIRTALILGRAVDNWVRRLFASPVFLDGPADRPMQVVHLDDALRLFNRAITDAEITSGAVNLAARGEPTFGQIAGVLGRPVVRLGVGRAELQRVHSAPLMDVSRLAEDWGFRPAWQSDECIDDFALAVRGRVTVGSRVLSLPWRMASIGDLPSVDAPTEDGVKPNWAGPVGDNGEFDTPIDPRFPTFLATNLSEALPGPFSPASASVTVRGLRAGGVAIAERLRPGGIIQREIATRTVAVFAHRLYGAITSAHFMAETVPFAKPSTIVSNSGFFGPSMASLPIFGAERPHSETGRIRRQLRTVRNIGVFGVNLIGLSAGSAKDTREHVADVDRLERLAGDDVSLLDDRRLLSLISLARDDVVHGWVLASASFMLCAAFNVLLRGLCGRDTAAPAGPELVSARSVEAMQRLVIAAQRDPKVSALLAQPGERLAKLAVEAPEFHAAVVAELALIGHRGPAELEMLSSSYADDPELLIRMVTKTMSAPPAPLPERPWIPLRAKPVAQLAGRQLRDREVRRDKVVRANWVLRNLMREYGRRLVEAGVVDNAHDVFYLLVDELDALPADVRGLVARRRAEQRRLATVVPPTVFSGSWQPTASSSSALASGDTIRGVGVGGGRVRGRVRIVRPETIDDLQPGEILVAEVTDVGYTAAFCYAAAVVTELGGPMSHAAVVAREFGFPCVVDVQGATKSLPSGALVEVDGTTGEIRVVELAADHRLPS from the coding sequence GTGAGAATCGCGGTCACCGGGGCCAGCGGTGTACTCGGGCGCGGCCTCGCCGCCCGTCTGCTCAGCGAAGGCCACGATGTCGTCGGGCTCGCGCGCCATCGCCCCGAAAGCTGGTCGAGCGCTGCGGACTTCGCCGCCGCCGACGTCCGTGATGCCGACGCCGTCAAGCGCGCCCTGGCCGGCGCGGACGTCGTCGCGCACTGCGCGTGGGCGACCGGTCCCGGTAACGACCGCGTCAGGCGGCAGGTCAACATCGGGGGCACCCGCAACGTGCTCGCGGCCATGGCCGAGACCGGGGCCAGGCGGATCGTTTTCGGGTCGTCGGCACATGTCTACGGCCCGGGTGACACGTTGAAGACCGAGCGCGACGCGATAACCCCGGTCAGTGCCGAGGGCCACCATCAAGTCGAGGTCGAACGCATGCTGGAGGATTCGAACCTGGAATGGGTCGCGATCCGTACCGCGCTGATCCTCGGCCGGGCCGTCGACAACTGGGTGCGCCGACTGTTCGCGTCACCGGTATTCCTCGACGGGCCGGCCGACCGGCCCATGCAGGTTGTCCACCTCGACGATGCGCTTCGGCTTTTCAACCGCGCGATTACGGACGCCGAAATCACCAGCGGTGCAGTCAATCTTGCTGCCCGCGGTGAGCCGACATTTGGCCAGATCGCCGGCGTGCTCGGACGCCCGGTCGTGCGGTTGGGCGTCGGTCGGGCCGAGTTGCAACGGGTGCACAGCGCCCCGCTCATGGACGTCTCGCGATTGGCCGAGGACTGGGGATTCCGACCGGCCTGGCAGTCCGACGAATGCATCGACGATTTCGCGCTGGCGGTGCGCGGTCGGGTGACGGTGGGCAGCCGGGTGCTGTCGCTGCCTTGGCGGATGGCCAGTATCGGAGACCTGCCTTCGGTCGATGCGCCGACAGAAGACGGGGTGAAGCCCAATTGGGCTGGGCCGGTGGGGGATAACGGGGAATTCGACACCCCGATCGACCCGCGGTTTCCCACCTTTCTGGCCACCAATCTGTCGGAGGCGCTGCCGGGTCCGTTCTCCCCGGCGTCGGCCTCGGTGACCGTGCGCGGGCTGCGCGCCGGCGGCGTGGCCATCGCCGAGCGGTTGCGGCCCGGCGGGATCATCCAGCGTGAAATCGCCACGCGCACGGTCGCCGTGTTCGCCCACCGTCTCTACGGGGCCATCACGTCGGCGCATTTCATGGCCGAAACGGTGCCGTTCGCCAAGCCGTCGACGATCGTCAGCAATAGCGGGTTCTTCGGACCCAGCATGGCGTCCCTGCCGATCTTCGGTGCAGAACGTCCGCACTCCGAAACCGGCCGTATCCGAAGGCAACTGCGGACCGTTCGCAACATCGGGGTTTTCGGCGTCAACCTGATCGGTCTGTCCGCGGGCTCGGCCAAGGACACCCGTGAGCACGTCGCCGACGTCGATCGCCTGGAACGCCTTGCCGGCGACGACGTCAGTTTGCTCGACGATCGTCGGCTGCTCAGCCTCATCTCGTTGGCGCGCGACGATGTCGTGCACGGCTGGGTGCTCGCGTCGGCGTCGTTCATGCTGTGCGCCGCGTTCAACGTCTTGTTGCGCGGTTTGTGTGGGCGAGACACCGCCGCGCCGGCGGGTCCGGAATTGGTCAGCGCCCGCTCGGTCGAGGCGATGCAGCGACTGGTTATCGCCGCACAGCGCGACCCGAAAGTGTCGGCGCTGCTTGCGCAACCGGGGGAGCGGTTGGCCAAGCTGGCCGTCGAGGCGCCGGAGTTTCACGCCGCGGTCGTGGCGGAATTGGCGCTGATCGGCCATCGTGGCCCGGCTGAGCTCGAGATGCTGTCCAGCAGCTACGCCGACGATCCCGAGTTGCTCATCCGGATGGTCACCAAGACGATGAGCGCGCCGCCGGCCCCGCTGCCGGAGCGCCCGTGGATTCCATTGCGGGCCAAGCCCGTTGCCCAGCTGGCCGGACGCCAACTGCGTGACCGTGAAGTCCGGCGCGACAAGGTGGTGCGGGCCAACTGGGTGCTGCGCAACCTGATGCGCGAGTATGGGCGCAGATTGGTCGAGGCCGGAGTCGTCGACAACGCCCATGACGTGTTTTATCTACTCGTCGACGAACTTGATGCTCTCCCAGCGGATGTCCGGGGGCTGGTGGCCCGGCGGCGGGCGGAACAACGCCGGCTGGCCACGGTCGTTCCACCGACGGTCTTCAGCGGCAGCTGGCAGCCGACCGCGAGCTCGTCGTCGGCTCTGGCCAGCGGCGACACCATCCGCGGCGTCGGCGTGGGCGGCGGGCGGGTACGCGGCCGGGTGCGTATCGTGCGGCCCGAAACGATCGACGACCTGCAGCCCGGCGAAATCCTGGTGGCGGAGGTCACCGACGTCGGCTACACCGCGGCGTTCTGTTATGCCGCTGCCGTGGTGACCGAGTTGGGTGGCCCCATGTCACACGCCGCCGTGGTCGCCCGCGAATTCGGGTTCCCGTGCGTGGTGGACGTGCAGGGGGCCACCAAGTCGTTGCCGTCGGGCGCCCTGGTGGAGGTCGACGGCACGACGGGCGAGATTCGGGTCGTGGAGCTCGCCGCGGATCACCGATTGCCGAGCTAG